A genomic region of Homalodisca vitripennis isolate AUS2020 chromosome 5, UT_GWSS_2.1, whole genome shotgun sequence contains the following coding sequences:
- the LOC124362280 gene encoding farnesol dehydrogenase-like — translation MATLKIGVRYLKLNVFAAGACAREAVKSMRARNIDGHIININSICSHWIPNLPGIAPYSASKHAAKVISEGLRMDLASQKSKIKVTNISPGLVATPMLDSFKEGKELNIFFEPLNAKDIADAVHYVLGTPPNVQVTELIIRPVQERI, via the exons ATGGCAACCTTGAAGATTGGCGTAAGATATTTGAAACTGAATGTTTTTGCTGCTGGAGCGTGTGCACGAGAAGCAGTCAAATCAATGAGAGCACGTAACATTGATGGTCATATAATCAACATTAACAG CATTTGCTCTCATTGGATTCCAAACCTTCCTGGTATTGCTCCATATTCAGCATCTAAGCATGCAGCCAAGGTCATCAGTGAAGGTCTTAGAATGGATCTTGCATCACAAAAgtctaaaattaaagttaca AATATAAGTCCAGGTTTAGTAGCTACACCGATGCTTGATTCATTCAAAGAAGGCAAAGAGCTGAACATATTCTTTGAACCTCTCAATGCCAAGGACATCGCAGATGCTGTCCATTATGTCCTCGGCACACCTCCTAATGTTCAG gtcACCGAGCTAATTATTCGGCCAGTTCAAGAAAGAATTTAA